The DNA region GATTTCAAATATCTCATCTAATCCTATCATTTCAAATATTGTTTTGATATGCTCATTTAATTTTATTAACTTTATATCTCCACCCATTTCCTTAACAATTTTTAATTTTCCTCTTAAGATTCCCATTGCTAAACTGTTAATATGAGTAACTTCTTCAAAATCAATTATAAATTTTGTAGAATCTCCCTCTACCAACTTTGTAATTCTCTCTTTTAATTTTGGAGCTACTAGAGCATCTAATTCCCCTACTACTTTTAACTCTTTAATATCTCCTACGTTCTTCTCAAGTATTTCGAAATTGTTTACCATTTCTTATTCTGCCTCCTTAACTTTCTTTTCTACCCTGAACAATGTTCCATTTAGCTTCTTTTCAATCTTAAAATCATCGGCAATGGTTCTTGCTATAAAAAGTCCCATTCCACCCTCTTCTTTACTCAATTTCTCTTCATCAAATCCAACTCCATTATCCTCTACTACTAGACGTATAATATCATTAGATTTTTGAATTTCCAAAATGATATCTCCAGGCTTGTACTCATACCCATGCTCAACAACATTTGTTGAAAGTTCATCTACCACTGATAAAAGTTGAAATACATCTCTTTGACTTACTTGATGTAACTCAAGATAAGTTTTTACCATGGCTCTTATTAAAGATAAATTTTCTAAAGAAGAAGGTACCGTTATCTTGACCTCATTTGGCTTCATATTTATCCCCTTCTCTCTTTAAACTTTATTATTTTCCACTCTCCATCTTTTAGCTCATACTCCACTTCATAATATAGTGTAGTTCCCTGTATATTAAAACCTACCATATTAGTAGCTGTATCTCTAAAAAATTGAGGCTTTGAATTAAATATATTAACTTTAGAAAAATCAATATTTTGTATCTCACTTTTTACAAAGTTATTTTTTATACTTGGAGTTAAAGTTTTTTCTAAAAGGGTAACATCTCCCTGTTGAAGGCTATACTTTATATTCTCTATTAAAAGTACTAAGTTCTCTTTCTCCTTTAATGTTATCTCTTCTCTCCCTACAAAATTAGAACAACCTGTAAAAAAACTAATTAAGATTACCAAAATAATAAGTTTTTTCATTATAATATACACCATTCCTTATCACTATAAATAATACCATATCCATATATTTTTATCAAGAATTTAATTATCCAATTTCCACATTTAATTTTTTTAAAATATCCTCTATTATCTCATTTTCAGATAACTCTTCTAAGTTATACCATGTGTATAAGTGGTCATTTTTAAACCAAGTAAACTGTCTTTTTGCATATCTTCTTGAATTTTGTTTTATTCTCTCAACTGCTTCTTCATAGGTTATCTCCCCTTTAAAGTAATCTATAAACTCTGAATAACCTATAATATTTATTTTTCTTAAAATCTCTCCATATTTATTATATAACTCTCTTACCTCTTTTTCTAGCCCCTGCTCTATCATTATATCTACTCTCATATTTATTCTTTCATAAAGATTCTCTCTTCCTCTTTCAAGAGCTATTTTTATAAAACTATAACTGTTATTTTTTATATTTTTTTTAGATAAAATTGAAAATTTCTCTCCAGTTAACTTATAAACTTCTAAAGCTCTTTCTACTCTTTTTTTATTATTCGGATGTATCTCTAAAGCCCCTTCTGGATCTACTTTTTTTAACTCTTCATAAAGTTCTTCACTGCTCAACTTCATAAATTCCTCTCTCATTTTTGGATCTGAAGCTGG from Candidatus Fusobacterium pullicola includes:
- a CDS encoding STAS domain-containing protein; this encodes MVNNFEILEKNVGDIKELKVVGELDALVAPKLKERITKLVEGDSTKFIIDFEEVTHINSLAMGILRGKLKIVKEMGGDIKLIKLNEHIKTIFEMIGLDEIFEIYETEDEAVANFK
- a CDS encoding ATP-binding protein; the protein is MKPNEVKITVPSSLENLSLIRAMVKTYLELHQVSQRDVFQLLSVVDELSTNVVEHGYEYKPGDIILEIQKSNDIIRLVVEDNGVGFDEEKLSKEEGGMGLFIARTIADDFKIEKKLNGTLFRVEKKVKEAE
- the miaA gene encoding tRNA (adenosine(37)-N6)-dimethylallyltransferase MiaA, whose amino-acid sequence is MKKGIVIAGPTGVGKTALSIKLAKILGADIISADSAQVYKGMDIGTAKIGVEEMEGVPHYMLDILEPIKKYSVGDFQRDVDKILEEEEKKDKTVILTGGTGLYINSITEGLSELPASDPKMREEFMKLSSEELYEELKKVDPEGALEIHPNNKKRVERALEVYKLTGEKFSILSKKNIKNNSYSFIKIALERGRENLYERINMRVDIMIEQGLEKEVRELYNKYGEILRKINIIGYSEFIDYFKGEITYEEAVERIKQNSRRYAKRQFTWFKNDHLYTWYNLEELSENEIIEDILKKLNVEIG